Sequence from the Zeugodacus cucurbitae isolate PBARC_wt_2022May chromosome 2, idZeuCucr1.2, whole genome shotgun sequence genome:
ctattgtaaaaaataaagtgTTTTAGTTGAATGTCACAGGCGTTTGAAAAGCGGCTGCAAGTCCCCGAGGCATTCtagttcttatttattttttaaatgcttgtaatttatttatctatttttattttttggttttcctTTGCTAACTGGGTCAGTAGTTAAGTAGTTTCCTGTAAAAAAGCCAACAGTTGACAAGATAATTGTGAAGATTTAACTTGTCGCTTCTTTTTCATTGCGGGAAATTAAAAATGCAGCTTAGAGAATATGCTTGAAAGAAGAAGACTTATGTACTTAACTTcctaaattatttctaaaacttTTGGTTATGCAAATTAAGGAAAACTTATTAAAAAGCTTATGACAGTTGTGCTCAGAAATATTATGAACTGATTAAAAAAGTGCCGTTAATTATGAAAATGgattgcttttatttaatttattttaataaatttaaatgtcgTCACTTATTCTAAAGTTAGCTTGAAAGATTATAGTATTGACTTCATATTGGTGCTGGTTGTCCATTATCagtctaaacaagtaaggaaagtctaagttcgggtgttatCTTATAGAatagtttatactctcgcaaattatttatttaatgttattaagaaaacacacaattcgtaccgaaaaaataatatataagggctgaggtaattcctataattaggtatatggtagCTAGGGggagttatgatccgattttaaccatttttggtacaaagacacatcattagaagaaaaatattccctctgaataacattaaaatatctgagatatttaccgatatttttggggaaaaattaccctaaggcagtgagttcttcatgttcaatgtcagggaccttgaaaagtcatggttcgattttgacaatttttccacaagtgatgtcacagctcaaatacagtatttgtgtaaagttttattccgctatctttatcggttccttatgtatatattataaagtgagcgaatcagatggaattcaaaattgaattatatgggaagtaaatgAGATTTCGCCAATAGTCCatccatgtcatcagggtgtcaagaaagcgttatataatgaatttcattgaaatcggccgagtagttcctgagatatgattattgacctataagtgggcgacaccacgcccattttgtaaaaaaaaaatctgagtgcagcttccatctgtcttttcttatgtaaaatttagtgtttctgacgtttttcgttagtgagttaactcacttttagtaattttcaacataacctttgcataggaggtggacgtggttattatccgctttctttaatttttggactgtattaagaagtagcgaaaagaaacgactgcagaaagtttggtttatacagtttttttggtttgcaagatacatatttacataatggGCGTGGCAATTGTCCATTTTCAATGTtaacctcctcagagtgccaagGTATAtgttttccaagtttcattaagatatctgaatttttactcaagctatcgcttgcacgaactgacggacggacaggcagacattcggattttgactcgtctcgtcaccctgatcattttgatatacatatataaccctatataaaactcgtttagttttaagacctacaaacaaccgttatgtgaacaaaactataatacctaagcaaatttttttgcgagagtataataaataaaataaaaaggaaaaaatctcTGTAATTGGTATATTCGTCTACGGTAGCAACAAAAGTAATGAAATCGACAAACTTAAGAAGAGATGTTTAATAGAGAGAGAAATATATTTGGAgccaatgtatgtatatactaaaatgaaaaaaaaaaaaacattaatttgcaattgattttatttattttattgagttttttatttatttttgaatcatCTGAAAGATACAAATTAGTACAGAATAATATAGTATTTAGATATTAGTTATTTCTTTTCATTGCTTTTGAATGTTCCAGGTGTTACGACTTTTGGACTGGTCCTCTTTCTCCTGTCAACATCTTTGTGACCGCATTTGCGCACTATCTTTTGGTCTTATACCCATGTGGGAATATTTCAATGAATAATTGTTACCGCGATCTGAATTCCAGATGATGCTCATCCATTCTACTTTGTGAGTGCCATTAAGATATTGGCCGTTTAGGCTACTACagaaaagagaaataatatttaggcataacatttaaaaaaaatgagaattggATTTTACCTCTCCTGACACGAGTTGTACCACCAGGCCCCTTTGTATCTCTCCGCACAATTACTAGTCCAATGGTCGTTGTCCTGATCGTATGTGCTGAACTTTTGTCCACTGTGATGGCGAAGCAAGGCATCGCCTGCATGCCCACCTGAATATGGTCCCAAAACattcaattcatatttttcactcTCGTTACCAACAGCGAAGCTATCGTAGTTGGCGTACTTAACGGTATCGTTGAAGTCACGCAATTCGATTTGTAACTCATTTAGTTGCACTTGTGTGAGCGCATGCAATTTGTCCAGACCAATGAAGAAATTTGTGCCCAAGTTTCCGAAGCCAATCTTGTAATCATTCCAGTTGCGATTGAAGTCCAGATATTTATCCTGTCGACGCTGCACTAACAACCAAGGATCACCGCCATTCCCATCGAGTAAACAGTAAACGTAGAAGGGTCGATGCTCCCAACCTTCTAACGGTAAGCGTATTTGATATATACCGCTTTTGGCCTTTGAGCCCGCAGAGCACACCGCCTCGACACAGTTGGAAGGTAGCGGTCTTGCACTCCTCGATTCATTCAATATTTCCGTCGTGGCTGTGCTCAAGAAGAGCATCAGCAGTGCACCGTTCACCAACATTATTGTGTAAGAAATGACCATGTCGTTGGATACTTTTGAACTAATCAGTGGAATAGAAATacatgaatatttataaatcatttgAATCACTTcgcattgtaaaaaaaatcgagaaaTAAATTGCATAGACACTTCACGATACAGAGTCCTTCAAGAAGGACAGTGTGAAATATTTAGAACATatattctattaaaaaaatgttgctttgttaaagcATGAAACTAAGGTGTCGTATTATCagcttatttttcaaatataattgccGGACCGCATAGTCTTTacaattccaatttttaataCCAAGTGATAACGATTACGAGACGAATTGAAACCGTCGTGAATACCGAAGTGAATACCTAGAAAGCGATAATTGAAGCAAAATTTGAGATGTTTCCCTGAAAGTTGAAACTTGGCACATACATAAGTTCTTTGAAACCATCAGAGGCTTTATATTGGTGATGAACCATTATGATGgctaaaaaattatgttaatcgAAAAGCTATTAAGTATTATACAAGGTGTTTTTTAGATGTAGGCTTTTCAATGAGCCAATACTATTTCCGAAGTCGGCTAAATTCTTGGCCataacattaatttatttaatttacttgtAATAAAGTTGCAAAAGTGAAGTTTGGGACAAATGATGCCAGTgcgaaaaaatgcatttcaataattttgcatttcaataattttgcagcattacaaaaaaaaccatTAGAACCACCCTATATTCAGACAGCGTAAGAAATTGCAATATGAAAACTAAAAAGCAAAGTGACACAAAGACCCTCGTCAATTGCAtgataaaacaaatttattaattgcttATGTCTTACggcaaattcatttaaattactagaaataaaaactaaagaaacaagtaaggaagggctaagttcgagtgtcaccgaacattttatactctcgcaatttatttatttaacttaattaatataacaaacagtttgattcacatattcggcatatatgtatgtatatggtctaaagtccattgaaagtttcaaaacccaaatatatatattcatttaaattactagaaataaaaactaaagaaacaagtaaggaagggctaagttcgagtgtcaccgaacattttatactctcgcaatttatttatttaacttaattaatataacaaacagtttgattcacatattcggcatatatgtatgtatatggtctaaagtccattgaaagtttcaaaacccaaatatatatatacctatgggagatagatgaagttatgacccgatttcacacatttttggcaaggagacatattattcttcaaaatatctgagagacttaactataatttcggtaaacaatttgatagaagtactgaggtcgtcatattcgatatatagggtcttgaaaacttatctaccgatttcgacgatttttagtaGGGTGATggcactctttaaatacagtatttcagcgaagttctgttccgatatcttcactagtactaactttatatattgtaaagtaaactattcagaccgacttcagagttctggtatatgtaaagtaagcgtggttgtgaaccgatttagactattttcacaacatatcattgggaaggtaggaagatattatgacccgaatttcattgaaattggtcgagtagtttccgaaatatggtttttgccccataagtgggcggaaccacgaccatttaaaattttgaataccattttgagtgcagctcttctgtaccttctttataataaaatttaaggtttctgttggttttctttactgaattaaagcatttctagtagttttcagcataacctttgtatgggaggtgggcgtggttataatccgatttcctccatgtttggactgtataaggtggtaactaaaaaaaaaaacgactctagaaagtttccttgatatagctttagtagtttacgagatatgtaccatagctttatttatagcttcgttatggcactttatgtgttttcggttttcgacattttgtgtgcgtggcagTGTTCCAATTACGCCCGTCTTCGAACTTaaacttcttatggtgccaagaaatatgtcttccaagtttcatcaagatatcttaatttttactcaagttacagcttgcacggacggacggacagacatacatccggatttgaactttactcgccaccctgatcattttgatatatataaccctatatcttactcgtttagttttaggacttacaaccaaccgttatgtggacaaaactataatactctcgtagcaactttgttgcgagagtataaaaattagcaaataaaGACAATTAAGAAAAGCCTTAGTTCGGGTgaaacatttcatatttttttacattttatactcttgcaaattatttatttaatgttattaagaaaacacacaattcgtACCGAATATTCAGTATAAAGTgcattagaataacgaaaatcattgtaTATAGTAAAAGGGGGCTGGAGTAATTCCTGGTCcggtttcaactatttttgacaCCAGGATTACACGTTATATAGTCTaacggaagtttgaaaatccataTATTAGATTTATGGGGGCTAGAGAATGTATTGATCCGATTTTGGCACAGTGGcacactgttagaaggaacacatctcttttgaatttctttagaatatctgagaggtttaccaatattttcaatgaaaaattagccacaaacactgaggtcctcatgtgaGATATAtgtggtcttgaaaagttatagtccgattttggcggTTATTAGACGGATGATGTCACACTATAATTGGATTATTTATACTAAGTTTGTTCCGATAACTTCACTGGTgctcaatttatatatatgtatagtaaagtgaatgaatgagatagaattcaaaattgcgatatatgggaagtaggtgcgtttttgaaccgatttcgctcattccCAAACTTTACCATAGGCATGCCAGAGAAATGTTATGAACCAAATTTCGCATTTCCTGAGATATAACCCATCgtccatttttttatacaaatatttaccatctttaccataaaATGTAGGGTCTATTGGTTTACCTTCCTGAATTTAAAGAGttatagtagttttcaacatgacATCtgtatgagaagtaggcgtggttataatgcgATTTACATTACGCATAATAAAGTACCAAATGGAAAAGACAccagtttggttgatatagttttagtagtttatgacaaaaaaattcatagggggcacgcccactttcccaaaaaaaatttgcttaacTTTCACACCATGGCAGAAGCAAGTGACATCCATTTCCACCACACCTTACCATATCCCGATTTCATTAAATCACAACAGCTAAGGCTCTTTATCAGTCATATACCAGTTTCAACGAGATCGCAAAATGTGCCAAAATCTTCCAATTCATGAAAGGTgctgtatttgtataaaatccGTTTGTATTGTTCAATTGGATCGATTGGTATTCCCAAGATGACTTTGAACTAATATAAGATCTCAATTTTCCAtcccaaataattttatacaaaatatacctTTATTTGGACACTTCTGTATATAATTGTAGAGCGATATTAGAATATGTCGGAAGTCCTTGCCCTTGGAGACAATTGGACGTTCaactcaaaactcaaaaaatttaaatgcactAAAATGCATTCACTGCCAAGTCAAGTTGCACAAATTGAAACCCCGGAGAACAAATAGCGTCAAAAAGTGCAGAGCGGACAAGAATTAAATGCCAATGCTAAGCCATTCGGGCATACCCATTCTAGCAGCTGAAGAAACAACAATGTTGACTGTGATATCGTTGGACTGCAACACGTACGTACACTTTAacggcaaacaaaaaaaaagaagaaagcaacaacaataacaaagcaaaCGCACACAGCATGCAGAATTCAGCGAATGCACGAAGATATGGGCATGGCAGTTGAAGGATGGGCGAGAAAGCAAAGAAAGTTTTTGCCGTTGCATAAACAAACGCACAATGTTTGTGCTGATTACAGTGCAAATAGCTTTTGATTTCACAAATCAAAACTTTTTGTGCGCGAGCGTGATTTATGCGCGCGCCGGAGTAGCAGTGTGGTGATGACACAAAATGGAAAAGGCCACTGGACACTGCAGGCAAATCAATGCCGTTCGCACTTTGAAACCGGGATGGGGATGAGGTGGGCTGGTTGGCCATGGCATCTTTGCTGCGTGGCTTGCATGCACGGATGCGCGTTGCGGCGGACATAACAATGTTGCAAGTTAGCAGTGGCAGCAACTTGCAACTGGCAACTGAAATCTTTGCTGACTTCCTAGATTACTTCCTGATTTGTGACGCTGATGCCGCTGAAGGCGTATCATTTCGCGCGGCGTCGTTTCGCacttattaaatacattttgcgCATCTGGCTTGACGGTTGGCTGGCTTCAGGCTACATGCCATACACACTTAGTGTTTATGTGCTTTTAATAATCAGAGTAACGTACGCTGGCTACAAAAAGAAGAGACAAACCTTGTTTGTTTGCCGCTCGATGCGGAACGCTTGTGGAAATCCACTATTATGATATGCGACCACTTATTTACCGCTAACTATTTGCATACAGCAACCCCTAAATACGGTTTACGAACTTTTACGATACATCAATTCAACCCATCATAAGCAGAATAGAACGCGATATTCGAAAATTGCTAGAATTGTTTCATAACTGTTACTGATTCCATTCAATTGTctttatttgcttaatttttatactctcgcaacaaagttgctaagagagtattatagttttattcacataacggttgtttgtaacacccaatactaaacgagttagatatagggttaaatatatcaaaatgatcagggtgacgagacgagtcaaaatccgaatgtccgtctgtccgtccgtctgttcaagtagtaacttgagtaaaaattaaaacttcttgatgaaacttggcacacttgttccttggcaccataggaaggttgtcgaagatgggcaaaatcggaaaactgccacgctcacaaaatggcgaaaaccgaaaacacataaagagccataattaagccataaataaatctatgGAAATAagatttggtacaaaggatcgcactatgaaggagcatattttgatgtaattttttgggggaagtgggcgtggccccgcctcaaaataagttttttgtatatatctcgcaaaccaataaagctatgaaaaccaaactttctgcag
This genomic interval carries:
- the LOC105220025 gene encoding ficolin-1-like; the protein is MVISYTIMLVNGALLMLFLSTATTEILNESRSARPLPSNCVEAVCSAGSKAKSGIYQIRLPLEGWEHRPFYVYCLLDGNGGDPWLLVQRRQDKYLDFNRNWNDYKIGFGNLGTNFFIGLDKLHALTQVQLNELQIELRDFNDTVKYANYDSFAVGNESEKYELNVLGPYSGGHAGDALLRHHSGQKFSTYDQDNDHWTSNCAERYKGAWWYNSCQESSLNGQYLNGTHKVEWMSIIWNSDRGNNYSLKYSHMGIRPKDSAQMRSQRC